A genome region from Akkermansiaceae bacterium includes the following:
- a CDS encoding VOC family protein, with protein sequence MKFLHTRIRVKSLDESISFYEKLGYRLAQKKDSPQGNRLAFMELEGNDVFLELTWSADYTETCPEDLMHTALGVPDIIAYCDGLEKVGIEIWPSGWREKFSAGANRMAFVTDPDGYEVEILER encoded by the coding sequence ATCAAGTTCCTGCATACGCGCATTCGGGTGAAGAGCCTCGATGAATCGATTTCGTTCTATGAAAAGCTCGGCTACCGCCTGGCGCAGAAGAAGGACTCCCCGCAGGGCAACAGGCTGGCATTCATGGAGCTGGAAGGGAACGACGTTTTCCTGGAGCTGACATGGTCGGCCGACTACACCGAAACCTGCCCGGAAGACCTGATGCACACCGCCCTCGGGGTGCCGGACATCATCGCGTATTGCGACGGGCTGGAGAAGGTGGGCATCGAGATCTGGCCTTCCGGGTGGCGGGAGAAATTTTCCGCAGGAGCCAACCGTATGGCTTTTGTGACCGATCCCGACGGCTACGAGGTCGAGATCCTCGAACGGTGA
- a CDS encoding DUF3820 family protein — translation MNFTEIDREDFRRLLMEIHATHMPFGMFGKEKHPPKGVPIYDLPEEYLMWFKQREFPKGRLGELMAHVCEIKECGMDSLFDPMRKANGGRTRLG, via the coding sequence ATGAACTTCACCGAGATCGACCGCGAGGATTTCCGCCGCCTGCTCATGGAAATCCACGCCACCCACATGCCCTTCGGCATGTTCGGAAAGGAAAAACACCCGCCCAAAGGCGTGCCGATCTACGATCTCCCGGAGGAATACCTGATGTGGTTCAAGCAGCGCGAATTCCCCAAGGGCCGCCTCGGGGAGCTCATGGCCCACGTCTGCGAGATCAAGGAATGCGGCATGGACTCGCTCTTCGATCCCATGCGCAAAGCCAACGGCGGGCGCACCAGGCTTGGGTGA